The following coding sequences lie in one Silene latifolia isolate original U9 population chromosome 5, ASM4854445v1, whole genome shotgun sequence genomic window:
- the LOC141655243 gene encoding uncharacterized protein LOC141655243 produces the protein MRGMVHPELMENGTSSAAVGPGLLLEAWVYSYFPGLTPKRTEPVERAYPVLRDWVMCRTKSRSSFHDVCRREVNALQLDDWVPRPWADYAGAPPFVAEVFRPRSSSRLLLRTSMGHVWYLGERLVRQCSRDVLTVPIDPPRTMFREPSGAEREADLAGVGGDALFLPGEDYSAFLYGRLAYWPVVEVEAAGIEPPEYPETLEYTDAMGMTTVSELRDFDAAVRDAGLDEWQHLIRWVAPSRFVALYRVANRLWATAVEALTGGRGRPV, from the exons atgaggggcatggttcatccggagttgatggagaacgGGACTTCTTCTGctgctgttggccctggactgctgttggag gcgtgggtgtactcctactttccgggcctcacgcccaagaggacggagccggtggagagggcATATCCCGTtttgagggattgggtgatgtgccgtacgaAGAGCCGGAGTTCCTTCCACGATgtctgtcgacgggaggtgaacgctcttcagttggacgac tgggtgcccaggccttgggcggactacgctggcgctcctccctttgtggctgaggtctttcgacctaggagctcgagccggttgctgcttaggacgtcgatgggtcatgtgtggtacttgggcgagcgtttggttcgtcagtgctctcgggatgtcttgacggttcccatcgatcctcctcggacgatgttcagggagccttctggggctgagagggaggctgacctggcaggcgttggtggtgacgccctctttcttcctggtgaggactactcggcgttcctctatgggaggctggcgtattggccggtcgtg gaggtcgaggcagcgggcatcgagcccccagagtaccccgagactcttgagtacactgacgcgatggggatgacgacggtctccgagctgcgtgactttgatgcggcggtgagagatgctggcttggatgagtggcagcatctgattcggtgg gttgccccatcccggttcgtggctttatatagagtagccaaccggctgtgggctactgccgtcgaggcacttaccggtggccgaggacgtccggtatga
- the LOC141655244 gene encoding uncharacterized protein LOC141655244 yields MENILICQDIIRLYERKAVSPRCLFKLDLQKAYDTIEWDLLENLFKAMKFHVQFRGWIHQCVSTASYSLNMNGDSFGFFKDSIMILLRTFSTFFKSSGLKISKGKSNAYFNGIKDTLKKEILQLSGKKANYHLDI; encoded by the exons ATGGAGAATATCTTGATTTGTCAAGATATAATTAGACTTTATGAAAGGAAAGCAGTATCCCCAAGGTGTCTATTCAAATTGGACCTACAAAAAGCTTATGACACAATAGAATGGGATTTATTGGAAAATCTATTTAAGGCAATGAAGTTCCATGTGCAATTCAGAGGCTGGATACATCAGTGTGTCTCCACTGCCTCATATTCTTTAAATATGAATGGTGACagttttggttttttcaaag ATTCCATTATGATCTTGCTCAGGACCTTTTCTACCTTCTTTAAGTCTTCTGGACTCAAAATAAGTAAGGGAAAATCCAATGCATATTTCAATGGAATTAAGGATACCCTAAAGAAGGAAATTCTTCAACTGTCTGGGAAGAAGGCAAACTACCATTTAGATATTTAG